A portion of the Hoylesella buccalis ATCC 35310 genome contains these proteins:
- a CDS encoding translocation/assembly module TamB domain-containing protein, producing MMKKALLWGGAILGVPVALTALLAILLYIPPVQQWMLQKATYYASQKTGMEISIGRVRLAFPLDLSMEDVLIIQPNDSLPQVKDTVASVRRMVADVQLMPLLSKKVEVDELTFEGLKLNTVNLIAAAKVQGTVGKLNLVSHGIDLSGSTVRVNQANLEDAKLQVSLADSVPEDTTESKTTWKIGVDQLDIRRSDVTVHLPGDTLQVRAYLGKAVASEGSFDLGEGVYRLKKLDWTDGKLNYDNKWKAHSKGLDYNHLALSGITVGIDSLQYQASKLDMNVRQIAFREKSGLDLQHLSGNVALDSTRLSLKNAHLKTSESNLMADLDMDLNSFSEQTNGKMNANVHATVGKQDLMRFMGDMPKEFRQKWPNAPLLVDGVVSGNRKRMQFDGLNIYLPTALKAYAIGYAANLDDPKRLKADVKLKAKTGNLDFVKAFLDKETRKKVNIPQGIGLDGNLKINGKQYTTDFVAQQGGGSLQAKAQLDAAKMAYTAKLNARRIPLQNFLPNQGLSPFSGTMDVSGQGTDFLSPRTTLTAKAKITQFNYGNYNLDNMTADAHVKNGRAKALIHSNNPLIKGDITLDALTRSKNINANLVTDLQHVDLHRLHLLDDTISVAVKSHLKLATDLKESYKLKGTVDNMVINDNGRIYKPQPMNLDVLTRRDTTHAEVATGDFYLSMHSKQGYKKLMKHGNAFVAELKRQFEDKYIDQQRLRDHLPNANLYLKSGKDNFFVNLMRRYGCDMDRALVNIESSPSMGLEGLLQVDKLLLDSIQLDTVRLSLHSNPDGTTYHGRIQNAPGNPQYVFKGLFDGALHEKGTNIRAKLYDEHDQLGIALGLIADLEKGGIRTRLDSTKIVLGYKDFAVNNDNYLFLGNDRRVSANILLRAKDGTGVQLYSNDDHLDVLQDVTLSLNKIELKNIMSVIPYTPDIAGTMNGDFHIIQTPTELSVSSAVSVKNMFYEQSPMGNLSSEFVYMPKSNGSHFVDGVLLSDNKEVATMTGTYDKHGYLDATLNLERLPLQLMNGFIPKRIIGLRGYGEGEIALRGSMKKPHMDGEIYLDSSYIFSEPYGVSLRFANDPVRIKDSKLLFENFEMFANNNSPLNIYGTFDFSDTERMMLDIRMRAENFEIIDAQENPRSEAYGKAFVDFFGTMKGPVESLRLRGKLNVLGTTDMTYVLKDSELTTDNQLDELVKFTDFNDSTVEVVRRPKLNGFDMLMGVTIDEAAHIVCMLNADQTNYIDLLGGGDLRMSYNPAESIQIMGRYTLHSGEMKYSLPVIPLKTFNIQNGSYIEFNGDPMNPKLNITATEPVKATVSEGTGAGRVVDFDCGVKLSQTLSNPGIEFIISSPSDMTIQDELNTMSVEGRGKVAVTMLVSGMYLTDANPSAFSMNSALSSYLQTEINNIAGSAMRTMGLDVGMSIDNTMMASGGMHTDYNFRFSKRLWNNRLRVIIGGRVSTGEEVMANRDDTFFDNVELEYRLNQNASQYLRLFYKNNTYDWLEGLIGVYGVGFTWRRKLAHFKDIFRFKSDKEALPTIRPVQKDSINDDIKTTN from the coding sequence ATGATGAAGAAAGCTCTCTTGTGGGGAGGTGCCATCCTGGGTGTTCCCGTAGCACTGACCGCCCTACTCGCCATACTCCTATATATCCCCCCCGTGCAGCAATGGATGCTGCAGAAGGCCACTTACTATGCTTCGCAGAAAACGGGCATGGAGATTTCCATCGGCCGTGTGCGTCTGGCTTTTCCGTTGGATTTGAGCATGGAAGATGTGCTCATCATCCAGCCCAACGACTCGCTGCCGCAGGTGAAAGACACCGTGGCATCGGTGCGTCGCATGGTGGCTGACGTGCAGCTAATGCCCTTGCTGAGCAAGAAAGTGGAGGTGGATGAATTGACGTTCGAGGGCTTAAAACTCAATACCGTCAACCTCATTGCTGCCGCTAAGGTGCAAGGTACCGTGGGTAAGCTGAACCTGGTGAGCCATGGCATCGACCTGAGCGGCTCGACCGTGCGTGTGAATCAGGCCAACTTGGAAGACGCTAAGCTGCAAGTGTCACTGGCTGACAGCGTTCCAGAGGACACGACAGAGAGCAAGACAACTTGGAAAATCGGGGTGGACCAATTGGACATCCGCCGCTCTGACGTCACCGTTCACCTGCCTGGCGACACGCTTCAGGTACGGGCATACTTGGGGAAAGCTGTGGCCAGCGAGGGCTCGTTCGACCTGGGCGAGGGTGTTTACCGACTGAAAAAACTGGACTGGACCGACGGAAAGTTGAATTATGACAACAAATGGAAAGCACACTCTAAGGGACTTGACTATAACCATCTGGCACTGAGCGGCATAACCGTAGGCATCGACTCGTTGCAATACCAAGCATCTAAGTTGGACATGAACGTGCGGCAGATTGCTTTTCGGGAGAAGAGCGGACTTGATTTGCAACATCTCTCGGGCAATGTGGCGCTCGATTCCACGCGACTGAGTTTGAAGAATGCCCATCTCAAAACATCGGAATCGAATCTGATGGCCGACCTCGACATGGATTTGAACAGCTTCTCCGAGCAAACTAATGGGAAGATGAACGCCAACGTGCACGCCACTGTGGGCAAGCAAGACTTGATGCGCTTTATGGGTGACATGCCAAAAGAATTCAGACAAAAATGGCCCAACGCACCTCTATTGGTCGATGGAGTGGTGAGTGGCAACAGAAAGCGCATGCAGTTTGACGGCCTGAACATCTATCTGCCAACCGCCTTGAAAGCCTATGCCATCGGCTATGCGGCCAACCTCGATGATCCGAAGCGGTTGAAGGCCGACGTGAAGTTGAAAGCCAAGACGGGCAACCTTGATTTTGTGAAAGCCTTTTTGGACAAGGAAACGCGCAAAAAGGTGAACATACCTCAGGGAATTGGTCTGGATGGCAATCTGAAAATCAACGGCAAGCAATATACAACGGATTTTGTTGCCCAGCAAGGAGGAGGGTCTTTGCAGGCTAAGGCTCAGTTGGATGCGGCCAAAATGGCCTATACCGCCAAGTTGAATGCCCGCCGTATACCGCTTCAAAACTTCCTGCCCAACCAGGGATTGTCCCCCTTTAGCGGTACTATGGACGTGAGTGGACAGGGCACCGACTTCCTCTCACCCCGCACAACGCTCACGGCTAAGGCCAAAATCACCCAATTCAACTACGGAAACTACAACCTGGATAACATGACGGCTGATGCCCATGTAAAGAATGGACGTGCCAAGGCTTTGATACACAGCAACAACCCACTTATCAAAGGCGACATCACGCTCGATGCTTTGACACGCTCGAAAAACATCAACGCCAACTTGGTGACCGATTTGCAGCATGTGGATTTACATCGTCTTCATTTGTTGGATGACACTATCTCGGTAGCGGTGAAAAGTCATTTGAAGCTCGCCACCGACCTCAAAGAATCCTACAAACTGAAAGGAACGGTTGACAACATGGTCATCAATGACAACGGAAGGATATACAAGCCACAGCCCATGAACCTTGATGTGCTGACCCGCAGGGACACAACCCATGCCGAGGTGGCCACCGGTGACTTCTACCTGTCTATGCACAGCAAGCAAGGCTACAAGAAGTTGATGAAACATGGCAACGCTTTTGTGGCCGAATTGAAGCGGCAGTTTGAAGATAAATACATTGACCAGCAGCGTCTGAGGGACCATCTTCCCAACGCCAATTTGTATCTCAAATCGGGTAAAGACAACTTCTTTGTGAACCTCATGCGCCGATATGGGTGCGACATGGATCGGGCATTGGTGAACATCGAATCGTCTCCCAGCATGGGATTGGAAGGCCTGTTGCAGGTAGACAAGCTGCTATTAGACAGCATCCAGTTGGACACCGTTCGGCTCAGTCTGCATTCCAATCCCGATGGAACCACCTACCATGGGCGCATACAGAACGCGCCGGGCAACCCGCAGTATGTATTCAAGGGCCTCTTCGATGGCGCCCTGCATGAAAAAGGGACCAACATCCGCGCCAAATTATACGACGAGCATGACCAGTTGGGCATTGCATTAGGACTGATAGCCGACCTGGAAAAGGGTGGCATCCGAACCCGTCTGGACAGTACGAAGATTGTACTGGGTTACAAAGATTTTGCTGTTAACAACGACAACTACCTCTTCTTGGGCAACGATCGGCGCGTATCGGCCAACATCTTGCTGCGTGCCAAGGACGGAACGGGTGTCCAGTTGTATTCCAATGACGACCATCTGGACGTGCTGCAAGATGTGACCCTGTCGCTCAACAAGATAGAATTGAAGAACATCATGAGCGTCATACCGTACACACCCGACATAGCCGGAACGATGAACGGCGACTTCCACATCATCCAAACCCCCACAGAGCTGTCTGTTTCGTCGGCCGTATCGGTGAAAAACATGTTCTACGAACAGAGTCCGATGGGCAACCTCAGTTCAGAATTCGTGTACATGCCGAAGTCGAACGGGAGCCACTTCGTGGATGGTGTGCTGCTGAGTGATAACAAGGAGGTAGCAACGATGACGGGAACCTACGACAAGCACGGGTACCTGGATGCGACACTCAATTTGGAACGTCTGCCCTTGCAGTTGATGAACGGGTTCATTCCCAAGCGCATCATCGGGTTGCGTGGCTATGGTGAGGGCGAAATTGCCCTGCGTGGGTCGATGAAAAAGCCCCACATGGATGGTGAAATCTATCTCGACTCATCCTACATCTTCAGCGAACCATACGGCGTGTCACTTCGCTTTGCCAATGATCCCGTTCGTATCAAGGACAGCAAACTATTGTTTGAGAACTTTGAAATGTTCGCCAACAACAACAGTCCGTTGAACATTTACGGCACCTTCGACTTCTCTGATACCGAGCGGATGATGCTCGATATCCGCATGCGAGCTGAGAATTTCGAGATAATCGATGCCCAGGAGAATCCTCGTTCCGAGGCTTACGGCAAGGCCTTTGTTGACTTCTTCGGCACAATGAAAGGTCCGGTGGAGAGCTTGCGCCTTAGAGGAAAGCTCAATGTGCTGGGCACCACCGACATGACTTACGTGCTGAAAGATTCGGAACTGACCACCGACAACCAATTGGACGAGCTGGTGAAGTTTACCGACTTTAATGATTCCACGGTTGAGGTGGTGCGTAGGCCTAAGCTCAATGGCTTTGACATGCTGATGGGCGTAACCATTGATGAGGCTGCTCATATCGTTTGCATGCTCAATGCCGACCAAACCAATTACATCGACTTGCTGGGTGGTGGCGATTTGCGTATGAGTTACAATCCAGCAGAATCCATCCAGATTATGGGTCGGTATACCCTTCACAGCGGAGAGATGAAATATTCGTTGCCCGTCATCCCGCTGAAGACCTTCAATATTCAGAATGGCAGTTACATAGAGTTCAATGGCGATCCGATGAACCCCAAGCTCAACATCACGGCAACGGAACCAGTCAAGGCCACGGTGAGCGAGGGTACGGGTGCCGGGCGTGTCGTTGATTTCGACTGTGGCGTGAAGCTGTCGCAGACACTCAGCAACCCTGGCATCGAGTTCATCATCAGCTCACCGAGCGACATGACCATACAAGACGAACTAAACACCATGTCCGTGGAAGGAAGAGGCAAGGTGGCGGTCACCATGTTGGTGTCGGGCATGTACCTCACCGACGCCAATCCGTCGGCATTCTCGATGAACAGCGCCTTGAGTTCGTATTTACAAACCGAGATTAACAACATCGCTGGCTCGGCCATGCGTACCATGGGACTGGATGTGGGCATGAGCATTGACAACACGATGATGGCCAGTGGCGGCATGCATACCGATTACAACTTCAGATTCTCCAAGCGACTGTGGAATAACCGGCTGCGGGTAATCATCGGTGGACGGGTGTCCACGGGCGAGGAGGTGATGGCCAACCGTGACGATACGTTCTTCGATAACGTTGAATTGGAGTATCGCCTGAACCAGAATGCCAGTCAGTATCTGCGTCTGTTCTACAAAAACAACACCTACGACTGGCTCGAGGGACTCATCGGGGTGTATGGCGTTGGTTTCACTTGGCGGCGCAAGCTGGCCCATTTCAAGGATATCTTCCGTTTTAAGAGTGACAAAGAGGCCTTGCCAACCATTCGTCCTGTCCAAAAAGACTCAATCAATGATGACATCAAAACGACTAACTAA
- a CDS encoding BamA/TamA family outer membrane protein: MTSKRLTKYILALILLPAIMTACSTTSAIPDGEQLFTGLKKIQFDNYEKNAHADETKMELESVLATAPTSSLLGSSYYRTPIPIRLWIWNAFSQDTSAVSRWITKAFGSKPKLLSQVNPLLRKSVGELQLKKFGYFKGNVDYDIIQQSNPKKAKVAYFVNMGPLWRLDSISYINFTPGADSLVAATKDEALIRKGDPFSVPALESERQRVARLLRNNGYYYAKPTDASYLADTLQTPGKVVLRFQEADSLESEVTRKWYVGRVNVNLRRQFTEELTDSLVRRSFTLRYARRKSPLRPGVFYNGLKIRPGQLYSLANQEASSNYLHSTGLFTYTSFRFTPRDSSETCNTLDLDIDCVFDKPYNFYINANAKGKTSKRFGPELIMGLTKLNAFRGGEKLDINVHGSYEWQTGHRSEGSSSKVNSYEYGGDISLIVPRMLTPGNLFWSANHRAKRDSLRVLSGKKPRRRRRFYGVPSTTLRMSNNILNRAGFFKRHVVSGDLTYEFWTSPQSYHEFSPLTLSYEYMTSRTDSFMVLLADNPYLQISMRDQFVPKMSYTYQYTSAMGTRHPISWRTTVSEAANILSLGYMAAGKQWNDKSKKLFKNPYAQFVKLETDFVKLWRFGDNHSIAGHLNAGVVYSYGNATKAPYYEQFYVGGANSVRAFNVRSIGPGKYRPSNQRMSYIEQTGDVKFVANLEFRPHLFGDLYGAVFLDAGNVWTLGDDAQRPGGQLKWKSVFTDMAVGTGVGIRYDLGLFVIRVDWGIGLHVPYHTGKKGFYNLLRFDDGNSFHLAIGYPF; encoded by the coding sequence ATGACATCAAAACGACTAACTAAATACATCCTTGCGCTCATTCTGCTGCCGGCCATCATGACGGCATGCTCTACAACCAGTGCCATTCCCGATGGCGAACAGCTGTTTACCGGACTGAAAAAGATTCAGTTTGACAACTATGAGAAGAACGCTCATGCCGATGAAACCAAGATGGAACTGGAGTCGGTATTGGCCACTGCACCCACATCTTCCTTGCTCGGCAGCAGTTATTACCGCACCCCCATCCCCATACGCCTATGGATATGGAACGCTTTCTCGCAAGACACCAGTGCCGTGAGCCGATGGATTACCAAGGCATTTGGCTCGAAACCGAAGCTACTAAGTCAGGTCAACCCATTGCTGCGCAAGTCTGTAGGCGAATTGCAGTTGAAGAAGTTTGGCTATTTCAAAGGGAACGTCGACTATGACATCATTCAGCAATCCAACCCGAAGAAAGCCAAAGTGGCTTATTTCGTCAACATGGGACCCCTGTGGCGGCTCGACTCCATCAGCTATATCAACTTCACACCCGGGGCAGACAGTCTGGTGGCAGCCACCAAGGATGAGGCCTTGATTCGCAAAGGCGACCCATTCAGCGTGCCAGCTCTTGAATCCGAGCGGCAACGCGTGGCCCGCTTGCTGCGCAACAACGGCTATTACTATGCCAAACCCACCGACGCTTCTTACCTGGCCGACACCTTGCAAACGCCTGGCAAGGTGGTGCTGCGCTTTCAAGAAGCCGATAGTTTGGAGTCAGAGGTTACGCGCAAATGGTATGTGGGACGGGTGAACGTGAATTTGCGGCGACAGTTTACGGAAGAACTCACCGATTCGTTGGTGCGGCGCAGCTTCACCCTTCGCTACGCACGGCGTAAGTCACCCTTGCGCCCCGGCGTGTTCTACAACGGATTGAAGATACGTCCCGGACAACTTTACAGCCTCGCCAACCAGGAAGCATCGTCAAACTACCTGCATTCCACGGGGCTTTTCACCTACACCAGCTTCCGCTTTACCCCGCGAGATTCGTCAGAAACTTGTAATACACTCGACCTTGACATCGATTGCGTGTTTGACAAGCCCTACAACTTTTATATCAACGCCAATGCCAAAGGCAAGACCTCGAAGCGCTTCGGACCAGAGTTGATTATGGGTCTGACCAAGTTGAACGCCTTTCGCGGAGGCGAGAAACTGGACATCAACGTCCATGGTTCATACGAATGGCAGACCGGCCACCGGTCGGAAGGCAGCTCATCGAAGGTGAACTCGTACGAATATGGCGGCGACATCTCCCTGATTGTCCCACGAATGCTCACGCCGGGCAATCTCTTTTGGTCGGCTAATCACCGCGCCAAAAGAGACAGTTTGCGCGTGCTATCGGGCAAAAAACCCAGGAGGAGAAGGCGGTTTTACGGTGTTCCATCAACGACCCTGCGCATGTCAAACAACATCTTGAACCGTGCCGGCTTCTTCAAACGGCATGTTGTTTCGGGCGATTTGACCTATGAATTCTGGACTTCACCGCAGTCGTACCACGAGTTTAGTCCACTCACGCTGTCGTACGAGTACATGACCAGCCGTACCGATTCGTTCATGGTCTTGCTGGCCGACAATCCTTATTTGCAGATTTCCATGCGCGACCAGTTCGTTCCCAAGATGAGTTATACCTATCAGTATACCAGTGCGATGGGCACTCGTCATCCCATCTCTTGGAGAACCACCGTGAGCGAAGCCGCCAACATCCTGTCACTGGGCTACATGGCAGCTGGAAAACAGTGGAACGACAAGAGCAAGAAACTGTTTAAAAACCCATACGCCCAGTTTGTGAAGCTCGAAACCGATTTCGTGAAGCTGTGGCGATTTGGCGACAATCATTCCATCGCAGGCCATCTTAATGCCGGTGTGGTATACAGTTACGGCAATGCCACCAAAGCCCCTTACTACGAACAGTTCTACGTGGGTGGTGCCAACAGCGTGCGGGCTTTCAACGTGCGGAGCATTGGTCCCGGCAAATACCGGCCCAGCAACCAGCGCATGTCATACATAGAGCAGACCGGCGACGTGAAGTTTGTGGCCAACCTGGAGTTCCGTCCCCATTTGTTTGGCGATCTCTATGGTGCCGTCTTCCTCGATGCCGGCAACGTTTGGACGCTTGGTGACGACGCTCAGCGGCCTGGAGGACAGCTCAAGTGGAAGAGTGTGTTCACCGACATGGCTGTGGGTACCGGTGTGGGCATTCGCTACGACCTGGGCTTGTTCGTCATTCGTGTGGATTGGGGCATCGGCCTGCATGTTCCTTACCATACGGGAAAGAAGGGCTTTTACAACCTTTTGCGCTTCGATGATGGCAACAGTTTCCACTTGGCCATTGGCTATCCATTCTAA
- a CDS encoding YccF domain-containing protein: protein MKILGNIIWLIFGGLGVALEYFTSSLVLMITIIGIPFGIATMKLGILALWPFGSHVVDRPQGSGCVNVFMNVLWFFIGGIWIALTHLGFGLLLGITIVGIPWAKMHFRLMRLALTPFGKQIVNDNF from the coding sequence ATGAAAATTTTAGGAAACATTATCTGGCTTATCTTTGGCGGCCTTGGCGTCGCCTTGGAGTATTTCACTTCGTCATTGGTGCTGATGATCACCATCATTGGTATTCCCTTTGGTATCGCTACGATGAAGCTTGGCATACTTGCTCTGTGGCCATTCGGTTCGCATGTTGTTGATCGTCCGCAGGGCAGTGGTTGCGTCAACGTGTTTATGAATGTGCTGTGGTTCTTCATCGGAGGTATCTGGATTGCGCTCACGCATCTTGGCTTCGGTCTGCTGCTCGGTATCACCATCGTTGGTATACCATGGGCCAAAATGCACTTTCGTCTGATGCGTCTTGCTCTGACTCCTTTCGGGAAACAAATTGTGAACGATAACTTTTAG
- a CDS encoding 4Fe-4S binding protein gives MLRKIRLTCALVVSVLITGLFLDFTGTLHTWLGWLAKIQFLPAVLALNIGVIVFLVVLTLVFGRIYCSVICPLGVFQDIVSWVSGRRKKKHYRFSYSPEVKWLRYGVLTLFVIALIAGIGSLVALLAPYSSYGRIVQNLFQPIYIWGNNLLAYLAERANSYAFYERDVWLRSLPTFIIAAASFVAIIVLAWRNGRTYCNTVCPVGTVLGFISRFSLLHPVLDAGKCTKCSLCAHRCKAACIDYKNHKIDYSRCVACMDCIDTCQHDALHLQWRWNNMNLSNEDKIVKADATKPIDTSRRTFLIGVAVAMTTAAWAQKKKKIDGGLAVIEDKIAPKRTTPITPPGSLSAKNMARHCTACQLCVAQCPNDVLRPSTDLMKLMQPTMSFERGYCHPGCTRCSNVCPTGAIRPITRTAKSATQIGHAVWVKKNCIPLTDGVECGNCARHCPAGAITMVPSKASDSKSPKIPAVNTERCIGCGACENQCPARPFSAIYVEGYETHRIV, from the coding sequence ATGTTACGAAAAATAAGACTAACTTGTGCCCTTGTTGTGTCTGTGCTCATCACAGGGCTGTTCCTTGATTTCACCGGTACACTGCACACCTGGCTGGGATGGCTGGCAAAGATACAATTCCTCCCCGCCGTACTTGCGTTGAACATCGGAGTGATTGTTTTCTTGGTTGTGCTGACTTTGGTGTTCGGACGCATCTATTGCTCCGTCATCTGCCCATTGGGCGTTTTCCAAGATATTGTGTCATGGGTTAGCGGACGACGCAAGAAAAAGCATTACCGTTTCTCATACTCTCCTGAAGTAAAGTGGTTGCGATATGGCGTTTTAACCCTCTTTGTCATTGCCTTGATTGCAGGCATTGGCTCCTTGGTGGCATTGCTCGCTCCTTACAGTTCGTACGGACGCATCGTACAGAACCTGTTTCAGCCGATATATATCTGGGGCAACAACCTGCTGGCCTACTTGGCCGAACGTGCCAACAGTTATGCTTTCTACGAAAGAGATGTGTGGTTGCGCAGTCTGCCTACTTTCATCATCGCCGCAGCAAGTTTCGTTGCAATCATCGTGTTGGCTTGGCGCAACGGACGTACCTATTGCAACACCGTTTGTCCGGTGGGTACCGTTTTGGGATTTATCTCGCGCTTCTCGCTGCTTCATCCCGTACTCGATGCTGGGAAATGTACCAAATGCAGTCTGTGCGCACATAGATGCAAAGCGGCTTGCATAGATTACAAAAACCACAAGATTGACTACAGCCGATGCGTAGCGTGCATGGATTGTATAGATACCTGTCAGCACGACGCGCTTCATCTGCAATGGAGATGGAACAACATGAATCTGTCAAACGAAGACAAAATTGTAAAAGCGGATGCTACAAAGCCGATTGATACCTCACGCCGGACATTCCTCATTGGGGTGGCTGTTGCCATGACAACGGCGGCATGGGCGCAGAAAAAGAAGAAGATAGACGGAGGATTGGCTGTCATTGAAGACAAAATAGCTCCGAAACGAACGACACCCATCACACCTCCTGGTTCGCTTTCGGCCAAGAATATGGCACGGCACTGCACCGCATGTCAGCTTTGCGTGGCGCAGTGTCCCAACGATGTGCTTCGCCCGTCAACCGACTTGATGAAGTTGATGCAACCCACCATGTCGTTCGAGCGAGGCTATTGCCACCCTGGATGCACACGATGCAGCAACGTTTGTCCTACCGGTGCCATCAGACCCATCACACGCACGGCCAAATCAGCAACGCAAATCGGCCATGCCGTTTGGGTGAAAAAGAATTGCATTCCACTCACTGATGGTGTAGAATGTGGCAATTGCGCCCGTCATTGTCCAGCAGGTGCTATCACTATGGTGCCGAGTAAGGCATCGGATTCCAAATCTCCGAAAATCCCAGCGGTCAACACCGAACGTTGTATTGGATGTGGGGCGTGCGAAAACCAGTGTCCGGCACGTCCGTTCAGTGCTATCTATGTAGAAGGGTATGAAACGCACCGTATTGTCTAA
- a CDS encoding LexA family protein has protein sequence MSSIKILNSSFLEQLELELAPGIKAGFPSPAGDYLQDSLDFNRDFIRHPDATFYGRVSGDSMIDAGINDGDIAVIDRSVEAGHNDVIVAYINGEFTIKYLDMTHVQEGYIELRPANKAFRPIRVDELDKFEVWGVVVWTIKNWKK, from the coding sequence ATGTCAAGCATCAAAATACTCAATAGTTCGTTTCTCGAACAACTTGAACTTGAGCTGGCGCCAGGCATCAAAGCCGGCTTTCCAAGTCCTGCGGGTGATTATCTGCAAGACTCTCTCGACTTTAATCGTGACTTCATCCGCCATCCCGACGCTACGTTCTATGGCCGGGTGTCGGGCGATTCGATGATAGATGCCGGCATCAACGATGGGGATATCGCCGTGATAGACCGTTCGGTTGAGGCTGGACATAATGATGTGATTGTGGCTTACATTAATGGAGAGTTCACCATCAAGTATCTCGACATGACCCATGTGCAGGAGGGATATATCGAATTGCGGCCCGCCAACAAGGCGTTCCGTCCGATTAGGGTCGACGAATTGGATAAGTTTGAAGTGTGGGGCGTGGTGGTTTGGACCATCAAAAACTGGAAAAAATAA
- a CDS encoding Y-family DNA polymerase, whose product MFYAICDCDNCYVSCERVFRPDLNGKPVVVLSNNDGCVVARSKEAKQLGIKAGLPYYQMKEQFPGEEIAVFSSNYELYGELTARVMTIIKDAAPQMFRYSIDECFCLLPDMSFDELKQWGEDLHRRILKHTGLPVSIGMAKTKTLAKAASHFAKKHEGYHHCCIIDTEEKRVKALQLFPVGEVWGIGHRNTPKLLEMGDKTAYDFANHSKEWVRLLFHVTGVRTWMELNGEDCIPNEEPAKKKSICTSRSFTGTISDFEAVRTHVSNFAVRCSQKLRRQHSVASVVSVFIHTNQFREDQQQYWNSREVTLLTPSNSTQQIVQAAAKALQEIFVPGLQYKKAGVVVMGIMHDNAVQTNFIDYNRDKMEKQMRLDQVIDRLNKLGGPELVVLGAQQYREKDEQGHHVAFTDAIRHDFRSKNPTTRWSDIITLK is encoded by the coding sequence ATGTTTTACGCCATCTGCGACTGTGACAACTGCTATGTGAGTTGTGAACGGGTGTTCCGTCCCGATCTCAACGGCAAGCCCGTTGTTGTGCTGAGCAACAACGATGGTTGCGTGGTGGCACGCAGTAAGGAGGCCAAACAGCTGGGCATCAAGGCCGGATTGCCTTATTATCAGATGAAAGAGCAGTTCCCTGGTGAGGAAATTGCCGTGTTTTCCAGCAATTACGAGTTGTATGGCGAACTCACGGCGCGCGTCATGACCATCATCAAAGACGCTGCTCCACAGATGTTTCGCTATTCCATTGACGAATGTTTCTGCTTGCTACCCGACATGAGTTTTGACGAATTGAAGCAGTGGGGCGAAGACCTGCATCGGCGTATCCTGAAGCATACGGGGCTTCCCGTCAGCATCGGAATGGCCAAAACCAAGACGCTGGCGAAGGCGGCCAGCCACTTTGCCAAGAAACATGAGGGCTATCATCATTGTTGTATCATTGATACAGAGGAAAAACGCGTCAAGGCTCTCCAGCTATTTCCTGTGGGTGAGGTGTGGGGAATAGGACATCGAAACACCCCCAAGCTGTTGGAAATGGGCGACAAGACGGCCTACGACTTTGCCAACCATTCCAAGGAGTGGGTTCGGTTGCTGTTCCATGTCACTGGTGTGAGGACCTGGATGGAACTCAATGGGGAGGACTGTATTCCGAATGAAGAACCTGCGAAAAAGAAAAGTATCTGTACCAGTCGCAGCTTTACGGGTACGATATCCGACTTTGAAGCCGTTAGGACGCACGTTTCCAACTTCGCTGTGCGCTGTTCACAGAAGCTCAGACGGCAACACAGCGTGGCGTCTGTGGTGAGTGTGTTCATCCACACCAATCAGTTTAGAGAAGACCAGCAGCAGTATTGGAACAGCCGCGAGGTGACACTTTTAACGCCTTCAAACTCCACACAGCAGATTGTGCAAGCGGCAGCAAAGGCTTTACAGGAAATCTTCGTGCCTGGTTTGCAGTACAAAAAAGCGGGAGTTGTGGTGATGGGAATCATGCACGACAATGCTGTTCAAACCAATTTCATCGATTACAACCGCGATAAGATGGAAAAACAGATGCGGCTTGATCAGGTGATCGACCGCCTGAACAAACTCGGTGGCCCTGAATTGGTGGTATTAGGAGCCCAACAATACCGTGAAAAAGACGAGCAAGGCCACCACGTTGCTTTCACGGATGCCATTCGACACGACTTCAGAAGTAAGAATCCCACCACGCGTTGGAGCGACATCATCACCCTGAAATAG